Proteins encoded in a region of the Inquilinus sp. KBS0705 genome:
- a CDS encoding 50S ribosomal protein L9, which produces MEVILKQDVKNLGDKDDVVSVKPGYGRNFLIPKGYAILATESARKVLAENLKQAQFKQDKIRKDADAIAARLEGVKLTIGAKAGETGKIFGAINTIQVADALKKEGFEVDRRRITFDQEPKFIGEYVANVNLHKEVKVQVPFEVVAE; this is translated from the coding sequence ATGGAAGTTATTTTAAAACAAGATGTAAAAAACCTGGGCGACAAAGACGATGTAGTAAGCGTTAAACCAGGTTATGGCCGTAATTTCCTTATCCCTAAGGGTTATGCCATATTAGCCACAGAATCTGCACGTAAAGTATTAGCAGAAAACCTGAAACAGGCTCAATTTAAACAAGATAAAATTCGCAAGGATGCAGACGCTATTGCTGCCCGTTTGGAAGGTGTAAAACTTACCATTGGCGCAAAAGCCGGCGAAACCGGTAAAATCTTCGGTGCTATTAATACCATACAGGTAGCTGATGCATTAAAGAAAGAAGGTTTTGAAGTTGACCGTCGTAGAATTACATTTGACCAGGAGCCAAAATTTATTGGCGAGTACGTTGCAAATGTAAACTTGCACAAAGAAGTAAAAGTTCAGGTACCTTTTGAAGTAGTAGCTGAGTAA
- the rpsR gene encoding 30S ribosomal protein S18, whose translation MANDQIKYVTAPKVEDNRKKYCRFKKNGIKYIDYKDANFLLKFINDQGKVLPRRLTGTSLKFQRKVAQAVKRARHIGLLPYVTDSLK comes from the coding sequence ATGGCAAACGACCAAATTAAATACGTTACCGCCCCCAAAGTGGAGGATAACCGTAAAAAATACTGCCGTTTTAAAAAGAACGGTATTAAGTATATCGATTACAAAGACGCTAACTTTTTGTTAAAATTTATTAATGATCAGGGTAAAGTTTTACCTCGCCGTTTAACCGGTACTTCATTAAAATTTCAGCGTAAAGTGGCCCAGGCCGTTAAACGTGCCCGCCACATTGGTTTATTACCTTACGTTACAGACTCATTAAAATAA
- a CDS encoding 30S ribosomal protein S6, with product MQQYEIVIVLTPLLSTEVAAEAIAKYSKTLTDNGAEIVQEDNWGLRKLAYPIQKKTTGYYHLTEFRAPGDLINKLEVELRRDERVLRFLTIALDKHAIAYNEKKRSGAFNQKKPAKVEETN from the coding sequence ATGCAACAGTACGAAATCGTGATCGTTCTAACCCCGTTGTTATCAACTGAGGTTGCTGCCGAGGCCATAGCCAAATACAGCAAAACCTTAACCGATAACGGAGCCGAAATTGTCCAGGAGGATAATTGGGGTTTGAGAAAATTAGCGTACCCTATTCAAAAGAAAACTACAGGGTACTATCACTTAACTGAATTCAGGGCTCCGGGTGATTTAATTAACAAACTGGAAGTTGAATTAAGACGCGATGAGCGTGTTTTGCGTTTCCTGACCATTGCTTTGGATAAACATGCCATTGCTTACAATGAGAAAAAACGCAGTGGTGCTTTCAATCAAAAGAAACCAGCTAAAGTGGAGGAAACTAACTAA
- a CDS encoding ABC transporter ATPase, with translation MEFSSHSRVWVYQSDRKLTADEVLKLQVQLDNFTTGWTAHNHQLKARAEIRYNRFLILIVDESQAGASGCSIDKSVNFMKQLEQQFGINLFDRFNLAYRDGEEVLSVPRQQFEDLLKQGKINTETIVFNNLAQNVAELQTKWEVPFKDSWHIQLFRDLVSA, from the coding sequence ATGGAATTTTCTTCACATTCACGAGTTTGGGTATACCAATCGGACCGTAAATTAACGGCCGACGAAGTGCTTAAATTGCAGGTACAACTGGATAATTTTACCACCGGCTGGACAGCGCACAACCACCAGTTAAAAGCCAGGGCCGAGATACGCTACAACCGGTTTTTGATACTTATTGTAGACGAAAGCCAGGCCGGCGCAAGCGGTTGCTCTATCGATAAATCGGTAAACTTTATGAAACAGCTGGAGCAGCAGTTTGGCATTAACCTGTTTGACAGGTTTAACCTGGCCTACCGCGATGGAGAGGAAGTGCTATCGGTACCGCGCCAGCAGTTTGAAGACCTGCTTAAACAAGGCAAAATAAACACCGAAACCATTGTATTTAACAACCTTGCCCAAAACGTAGCCGAACTGCAAACCAAATGGGAGGTGCCTTTTAAAGATAGCTGGCATATACAGCTTTTTAGAGATTTAGTTAGTGCATAA
- the mtgA gene encoding monofunctional biosynthetic peptidoglycan transglycosylase → MAKAAAKKSGSKYRNPKSKFGGIFKLIWRIVKIAFITFVAASLFGVILFRFVNPPFTWLMVQRGFERKSNGKDWKIDKKWVDFDQIADAMKRAAVAAEDQTFLENHGFDFTAIEKAIQKNAKSKKLIGGSTITQQTAKNVFLYPGRSFVRKGFEAWFTILIEAFWSKKRIMEVYLNVIEMGDGIYGVEAASQAYFHIPASQLNRRQAAAIAVIFPSPLRWSATKPTRYLRHRQYLILKNMRRLGPLEF, encoded by the coding sequence ATGGCAAAGGCGGCAGCAAAAAAATCGGGATCGAAATATCGAAATCCAAAATCAAAGTTCGGCGGCATATTTAAGCTGATCTGGCGTATTGTTAAAATTGCCTTTATCACCTTTGTAGCCGCCAGTTTGTTTGGCGTTATCCTTTTCCGTTTTGTTAACCCGCCCTTTACCTGGCTAATGGTGCAACGCGGCTTTGAGCGCAAAAGCAATGGCAAAGATTGGAAGATAGACAAAAAGTGGGTGGATTTTGACCAAATTGCCGACGCTATGAAACGCGCTGCTGTAGCAGCCGAAGACCAAACCTTTTTAGAGAACCACGGCTTTGATTTTACCGCCATTGAAAAGGCCATCCAAAAAAACGCCAAAAGCAAAAAGCTGATAGGCGGCAGTACCATTACCCAACAAACCGCTAAAAATGTATTCCTTTACCCCGGCCGTTCGTTTGTGCGCAAAGGGTTCGAGGCTTGGTTTACTATACTGATAGAAGCTTTTTGGAGCAAAAAGCGCATTATGGAAGTGTACCTTAATGTTATTGAAATGGGCGACGGTATTTACGGCGTCGAGGCGGCATCGCAGGCTTACTTTCATATACCTGCATCGCAGCTAAACAGGCGGCAGGCAGCAGCCATAGCGGTTATATTCCCAAGTCCGTTACGGTGGTCGGCCACCAAGCCAACCCGCTATCTAAGGCACAGGCAGTACCTGATACTAAAAAACATGCGCCGCCTGGGTCCGCTGGAGTTTTAG